One part of the Streptomyces lydicus genome encodes these proteins:
- a CDS encoding NAD(+)/NADH kinase — protein MSVQRVGLVVHEGRAAAVTAAEVVRRWCRHQGVGCCAIDVWSQEEQRRDAREEVEAAGDPDLIVTLGGDGTFLRGARLAAQNDALVLGVDLGTLGFLTEVPAGDVGTALDAVHRGQVGVESRMMLTMRASRPLELPEGMEALLRYGRGPALPPPLVRPECAVAQDWGVALNVTALNDITVEKLARDRQVSLGVYLGGRLLASYSADAVLVATPTGSTAYSFAAGGPVVSPAADALVFTPVAPHMTFNRSVVVAPDEPVALRVLEHSGRAAVSVDGQLRGVLDPGDWIGVYAAPQRLRVARLTPTDFYGRLRERMRLTDAPAAADTVVTPLWPHTTRAPDDLAHLRLPSLAVDAD, from the coding sequence GTGAGCGTGCAACGGGTGGGCCTGGTCGTCCACGAGGGCCGGGCCGCCGCCGTGACGGCTGCCGAGGTCGTACGGAGGTGGTGCAGACATCAGGGCGTCGGCTGCTGCGCCATCGACGTGTGGAGCCAGGAGGAGCAGCGGCGGGACGCGCGGGAGGAGGTCGAGGCCGCCGGCGACCCCGACCTGATCGTCACGCTCGGCGGTGACGGCACCTTCCTCCGCGGGGCGCGGCTGGCCGCGCAGAACGACGCGCTGGTCCTGGGGGTGGACCTGGGCACCCTCGGCTTCCTGACCGAGGTCCCGGCCGGCGACGTCGGAACGGCGCTGGACGCCGTCCACCGCGGGCAGGTGGGGGTGGAGAGCCGCATGATGCTGACGATGCGGGCGTCCCGGCCGCTGGAACTCCCCGAGGGGATGGAGGCCCTGCTGCGCTACGGCCGGGGGCCGGCGCTCCCCCCTCCGCTGGTGCGCCCCGAGTGCGCCGTCGCCCAGGACTGGGGGGTGGCGCTGAACGTGACGGCGCTCAACGACATCACCGTGGAGAAGCTGGCCCGCGACCGGCAGGTATCCCTCGGGGTGTATCTCGGCGGCCGGCTGCTCGCCTCGTACTCCGCCGACGCCGTGCTGGTCGCGACGCCCACCGGGTCCACCGCCTACAGCTTCGCGGCGGGCGGCCCGGTGGTCTCGCCCGCGGCCGACGCTCTCGTCTTCACGCCCGTCGCCCCGCACATGACCTTCAACCGCTCGGTGGTGGTCGCCCCGGACGAGCCGGTCGCCCTGCGCGTCCTGGAGCACTCCGGCCGCGCCGCGGTGAGCGTGGACGGCCAGCTGCGCGGCGTGCTGGACCCGGGTGACTGGATCGGCGTCTACGCGGCGCCCCAGCGGCTGCGCGTCGCACGACTCACGCCGACCGACTTCTACGGCAGGCTGCGGGAGCGGATGCGGCTGACCGACGCCCCCGCCGCGGCCGACACCGTCGTCACGCCGTTGTGGCCGCACACCACCCGGGCCCCCGACGACCTCGCGCATCTGCGCCTGCCGTCGCTGGCCGTGGACGCCGACTGA
- a CDS encoding LCP family protein, whose amino-acid sequence MSDPLGPRTGAPGPVLMAGHEVTERAAGEVSADRAPGSRGHRSRRKRPLRRIAVTLLVLLLAVPAGAFAWADGKLNSTVDLGGTPEERHRTGKGTNYLLVGSDSRAGLTDREKHDLHTGSAGGRRTDSMILLHTGAGGTTMVSLPRDSWLTVPAYTSPMTGKRHAPAKNKLNAAFALGGPKMLVNTIEHNTGLTIDHYVEVGFAGFVNLVDAVGGVPICLERALKDEKSGADLKKGCQTLDGTAALAFVRQRHQEKAGDLGRTRNQQKFLSALAHRAATPGTLLDPIALYSVLNAGLDTLVVDRDTGLLDLSSLFEAVRGVTAGHGKQLNVPVAAIGIPTSKGSAVLWDRGRAGRLFSALHDDRPVPVQDGPRR is encoded by the coding sequence ATGAGTGACCCGCTCGGCCCGCGGACCGGTGCGCCGGGACCGGTACTGATGGCCGGCCACGAGGTGACCGAACGCGCAGCGGGTGAGGTTTCCGCCGACCGGGCCCCGGGCTCCCGGGGCCACCGTTCCCGGCGGAAACGGCCGCTGCGGCGGATCGCCGTCACGCTGCTCGTCCTGCTCCTGGCCGTCCCCGCCGGTGCCTTCGCCTGGGCCGACGGCAAGCTCAACAGCACGGTCGACCTCGGTGGCACGCCGGAGGAGCGCCACCGGACCGGCAAGGGCACCAACTACCTCCTCGTCGGCTCCGACAGCCGGGCCGGGCTGACCGACCGGGAGAAGCACGACCTGCACACCGGATCGGCCGGCGGCCGCCGTACGGACTCGATGATCCTGCTGCACACCGGCGCGGGCGGTACCACGATGGTGAGTCTGCCGCGGGACTCGTGGCTGACCGTCCCGGCGTACACCAGCCCCATGACCGGGAAGCGCCACGCCCCGGCGAAGAACAAACTCAACGCCGCGTTCGCGCTCGGCGGTCCGAAGATGCTGGTGAACACCATCGAGCACAACACCGGCCTGACCATCGACCACTACGTGGAGGTCGGCTTCGCCGGCTTCGTCAATCTCGTCGACGCGGTCGGCGGCGTCCCGATCTGCCTCGAACGGGCCCTGAAGGACGAGAAGTCGGGGGCCGACCTCAAGAAGGGCTGTCAGACCCTCGACGGCACCGCGGCGCTCGCCTTCGTCCGCCAGCGCCACCAGGAGAAGGCGGGCGACCTGGGGCGCACCCGCAACCAGCAGAAGTTCCTCTCCGCCCTCGCCCACCGGGCGGCGACACCGGGCACGCTGCTCGACCCGATCGCGCTGTACTCCGTGCTCAACGCCGGACTGGACACGCTCGTGGTCGACCGGGACACCGGTCTGCTGGATCTCAGCTCGCTGTTCGAGGCGGTCCGCGGGGTCACCGCCGGGCACGGCAAGCAGCTCAACGTCCCGGTGGCCGCCATCGGCATCCCCACCTCCAAGGGCAGCGCGGTGCTCTGGGACCGGGGGCGGGCCGGGCGCCTGTTCAGCGCGCTCCACGACGACCGCCCGGTGCCCGTACAGGACGGCCCGCGCCGGTGA
- a CDS encoding bifunctional polysaccharide deacetylase/glycosyltransferase family 2 protein — MLLLILPIVAVSLLFEGWTTHEVDGARTRRACTSPIPRSADNGAPVLRVTGAGAETVQMPLRTAALTFDGGPDPVWTPRILDLLRARHAHATFFLYGTQAARHPDLVRRIHDEGHEIGSYTYTGGDLGSASAVRSQLELSLTQTALAGAASVNTRLLRLPHTTTADTMCGGEWSAARRASDDGYLLVAATARSRKPPLGVVRQYSHSALGYQEATKLLDDPEVGRFTTVTSGLGRPSLTAPASLLQRLQGNALIWTQSLGHRFARSMTWALGIAGGLGILRLVLLACLARVHVRRQRRHRSGAPWLREVNDPVTVLVPAHNEEAGVEATLRSLLASTHRDLQIIVIDDGSTDRTAEIARGVGDPRVTVVQQPNSGKPGALGTGLSYARCDIIVMIDADTVFEPDALHRLIQPLADPTIGAVSGNTKVGNRSRLLGRWQHLEYVLGFNLDRRMFEVLECMPTVPGAIGAFRRDALTAIGGISDDTLAEDTDLTMALWRVGRRVVYEERAVAWTEVPSTFSQLWRQRYRWCYGTLQSMWKHRHAVFEVGPAGRFGRRGLTYLALFQIVLPLFAPVVDVFALYGVCFGDTGQAVGVWLAFLAVQLVTAAYALRLDHERLRDLWALPLQLFVYRQLLYLVVIQSVVTALLGTRLKWHRMHRSGTANQHLLREPAPQPSGLASK; from the coding sequence CTGCTGCTCTTGATCCTCCCCATAGTCGCCGTCTCCCTCCTCTTCGAGGGCTGGACCACCCACGAGGTGGACGGCGCCCGCACGCGCCGGGCCTGCACCAGCCCCATACCCCGGTCGGCGGACAACGGGGCCCCGGTCCTCCGCGTCACCGGTGCCGGCGCCGAAACCGTGCAGATGCCGCTCCGGACCGCCGCGCTGACCTTCGACGGCGGACCCGACCCGGTATGGACCCCGCGCATCCTCGACCTGCTGCGCGCGCGCCACGCACACGCCACCTTCTTCCTCTACGGAACCCAGGCGGCGCGTCACCCGGACCTGGTCCGCCGGATCCACGACGAGGGCCACGAGATCGGCTCGTACACCTACACCGGAGGGGACCTGGGCAGCGCCTCAGCGGTCCGCTCCCAGCTGGAACTCTCCCTCACCCAGACCGCCCTGGCCGGCGCGGCATCCGTCAACACCCGGCTGCTGCGCCTGCCGCACACCACCACCGCCGACACGATGTGCGGGGGCGAATGGTCGGCCGCACGACGCGCCTCCGACGACGGCTACCTCCTCGTCGCCGCCACCGCCCGCTCCCGCAAGCCCCCGCTGGGCGTCGTACGGCAGTACAGCCACAGCGCCCTGGGCTACCAGGAGGCGACGAAGCTGCTCGACGATCCCGAGGTGGGCCGCTTCACCACCGTCACCAGCGGCCTCGGCCGCCCCTCGCTCACCGCGCCGGCGTCCCTGCTCCAGCGCCTCCAGGGAAACGCCCTGATCTGGACGCAGTCCCTCGGGCACCGCTTCGCGCGCTCGATGACCTGGGCGCTGGGCATCGCGGGCGGGCTGGGCATCCTCCGGCTCGTACTCCTCGCCTGCCTCGCCCGCGTGCATGTGCGACGCCAGCGCAGGCACCGGTCCGGGGCGCCCTGGCTCCGCGAGGTGAACGATCCGGTGACGGTGCTGGTCCCCGCGCACAACGAAGAGGCGGGGGTCGAGGCCACCTTGCGCTCACTGCTCGCCTCCACCCACCGCGACCTGCAGATCATCGTCATCGACGACGGCTCGACGGACCGCACCGCGGAGATCGCCCGCGGGGTCGGCGACCCGCGGGTGACCGTGGTGCAACAGCCCAACTCCGGCAAGCCCGGGGCCCTCGGCACGGGCTTGAGCTACGCGCGTTGCGACATCATCGTCATGATCGACGCCGACACGGTCTTCGAACCGGACGCCCTCCACCGGCTCATCCAGCCCCTCGCCGACCCGACGATCGGCGCGGTCAGCGGAAACACCAAGGTGGGCAACCGCAGCCGCCTGCTGGGCAGATGGCAGCACCTGGAGTACGTCCTCGGCTTCAACCTGGACCGTCGCATGTTCGAGGTGCTCGAATGCATGCCGACGGTGCCCGGAGCCATCGGCGCGTTCCGCCGGGACGCGCTGACGGCCATCGGCGGCATCAGCGACGACACCCTCGCCGAGGACACCGACCTCACCATGGCGCTGTGGCGGGTGGGCCGGCGCGTCGTCTACGAGGAGCGGGCCGTCGCCTGGACCGAAGTGCCCAGCACCTTCAGCCAGTTGTGGCGGCAGCGCTACCGCTGGTGCTACGGCACGCTCCAGTCGATGTGGAAGCACCGCCACGCCGTGTTCGAAGTCGGACCGGCCGGCCGCTTCGGCCGCCGCGGGCTGACCTACCTCGCCCTGTTCCAGATCGTCCTGCCGCTGTTCGCGCCGGTCGTCGACGTCTTCGCCCTGTACGGCGTGTGCTTCGGCGACACCGGGCAGGCCGTCGGGGTCTGGCTGGCCTTCCTCGCCGTCCAGCTGGTCACCGCGGCGTACGCGCTGCGGCTGGACCACGAGAGGCTGCGCGACCTGTGGGCCCTGCCCCTCCAGCTGTTCGTATACCGGCAGCTGCTGTACCTCGTGGTCATCCAGTCCGTGGTCACCGCCCTGCTCGGCACCCGACTGAAATGGCACCGCATGCACCGCTCCGGCACCGCCAACCAGCACCTGCTCCGGGAACCCGCCCCGCAGCCGAGCGGCCTGGCGTCCAAGTGA
- a CDS encoding APC family permease, protein MASVDQIAPLKAPAPGSLRRDVGLIGLMWASVGSIIGSGWLYGAQKAVVVAGPAAIISWSIGAVAIVLLALVHAELGGLFPVAGGTARYPHYAFGGLAGMSFGWFSWLQAATVAPIEVEAMIGYAGHWSWAQGLQNTNGTLTTSGFIVAVVLMAIFVAVNFLGVKILAHTNSAATWWKIAVPLGAIFVIAATNFHPHNFTSHGFAPFGAKGVLSAISTSGIIFALLGFEQAIQLAGESRNPKRDLPRATIGSVVIGAVIYTLLQVVYIGALPLASFAHGWAKLNYAGISGPWAGLATVIGLGWLGWVLYADAIVSPGGTGLIYTTSTSRISYGLSKNGYAPRLFERTDGRGVPWFGLIISFVTGVICFLPFPSWQELVSFITSASVLMYAGAPLAFGVFRDRLPNHERPYRLPGGNIISPLSFVVASLIIYWAGWETLQRLGWAIVIGYVLLGSYAWYATKKQLPNAPRLDWKAAQWLPVYLIGMGLIAWQGGFGGQGHIPLWWDMAIITVFSVGIYYWARASAVGTAEIEQNIEEVAVVDEGGH, encoded by the coding sequence ATGGCAAGCGTTGACCAGATCGCGCCGCTGAAGGCACCCGCACCAGGCTCACTCCGCAGGGACGTAGGACTGATCGGACTGATGTGGGCCTCCGTTGGCTCCATCATCGGATCGGGCTGGCTCTACGGAGCCCAGAAGGCCGTGGTCGTGGCGGGGCCGGCCGCGATTATCTCCTGGAGCATCGGCGCCGTCGCGATCGTCCTCCTGGCCCTCGTGCACGCCGAACTCGGCGGCCTCTTCCCGGTGGCCGGCGGCACCGCGCGCTACCCGCACTACGCCTTCGGCGGCCTGGCCGGCATGTCCTTCGGCTGGTTCTCCTGGCTCCAGGCCGCGACCGTGGCCCCGATCGAGGTCGAGGCCATGATCGGCTACGCCGGCCACTGGTCCTGGGCCCAGGGACTCCAGAACACCAACGGCACCCTCACGACCAGCGGCTTCATCGTCGCCGTCGTCCTGATGGCGATCTTCGTCGCGGTGAACTTCCTCGGTGTGAAGATCCTGGCGCACACCAACAGTGCGGCCACCTGGTGGAAGATCGCCGTACCCCTCGGGGCGATCTTCGTCATCGCGGCCACCAACTTCCACCCGCACAACTTCACTTCCCACGGCTTCGCGCCGTTCGGCGCCAAGGGCGTCCTCAGCGCCATCAGCACCAGCGGCATCATCTTCGCGCTGCTCGGCTTCGAGCAGGCCATCCAGCTCGCGGGGGAGAGCCGCAACCCCAAGCGTGACCTGCCCCGCGCCACCATCGGCTCCGTCGTGATCGGCGCGGTCATCTACACCCTCCTGCAGGTCGTCTACATCGGCGCGCTGCCGCTGGCCTCCTTCGCACACGGCTGGGCCAAGCTCAACTACGCGGGCATCAGCGGCCCCTGGGCCGGCCTGGCCACCGTGATCGGCCTGGGCTGGCTGGGCTGGGTCCTGTACGCCGACGCGATCGTGTCCCCCGGCGGCACCGGCCTCATCTACACGACCTCGACCTCGCGCATCTCCTACGGCCTGAGCAAGAACGGCTACGCCCCCCGGCTCTTCGAGCGGACGGACGGCCGCGGCGTGCCGTGGTTCGGCCTGATCATCTCGTTCGTGACCGGCGTGATCTGCTTCCTGCCCTTCCCCAGCTGGCAGGAGCTGGTCTCCTTCATCACCTCGGCCAGCGTCCTGATGTACGCCGGTGCCCCGCTGGCGTTCGGCGTCTTCCGCGACCGCCTGCCGAACCACGAACGGCCCTACCGCCTCCCCGGCGGCAACATCATCTCGCCGCTGTCCTTCGTCGTCGCGAGCCTGATCATCTACTGGGCCGGCTGGGAGACCCTCCAGCGGCTCGGCTGGGCCATCGTGATCGGCTACGTGCTGCTCGGCAGCTACGCCTGGTACGCCACGAAGAAGCAGCTGCCCAACGCCCCCCGGCTGGACTGGAAGGCCGCCCAGTGGCTGCCGGTCTACCTGATCGGCATGGGCCTCATCGCCTGGCAGGGCGGCTTCGGCGGCCAGGGCCACATCCCGCTGTGGTGGGACATGGCCATCATCACGGTGTTCTCCGTGGGCATCTACTACTGGGCCCGCGCCAGCGCCGTCGGCACCGCGGAGATCGAGCAGAACATCGAGGAGGTCGCGGTCGTGGACGAGGGCGGTCACTGA
- a CDS encoding Clp protease N-terminal domain-containing protein yields MTKPTGTTVPIRLDDLIEAIKKVHTDALEQLTDAVLAADHLGDVADHLIGHFVDQARRSGASWTDIGKSMGVTRQAAQKRFVPKASGESDLDPSQGFSRYTPRARNVVITAQKEAHTARNDEIGTAHLVLGLLSEPEGLAAKAILAQDVTFDALREAATALLPAPAEETPALVPFDADAKKSLELTFREALRLGHNYIGTEHILLALLEHENGAGLLTDAGIDKAAVEAHVAAALEQIRTEQQG; encoded by the coding sequence ATGACGAAGCCAACCGGCACCACCGTGCCCATCCGCCTCGACGACCTGATCGAGGCCATCAAGAAGGTCCACACCGACGCCCTTGAGCAGCTCACCGACGCAGTGCTCGCCGCGGACCACCTGGGAGACGTCGCCGACCACCTGATCGGTCACTTCGTCGACCAGGCGCGCCGCTCCGGCGCCAGCTGGACGGACATCGGCAAGAGCATGGGCGTCACCCGCCAGGCCGCGCAGAAGCGGTTCGTACCCAAGGCGTCCGGCGAGTCCGATCTCGATCCCAGCCAGGGTTTCAGCCGGTACACGCCGCGCGCGAGGAACGTCGTGATCACCGCGCAGAAGGAGGCCCACACGGCGAGGAACGACGAGATCGGGACCGCGCACCTCGTGCTCGGCCTGCTGTCCGAGCCCGAGGGCCTCGCGGCGAAGGCGATCCTCGCCCAGGACGTCACCTTCGACGCCCTCCGCGAGGCGGCGACCGCGCTGCTGCCCGCGCCCGCGGAGGAGACACCCGCCCTCGTCCCGTTCGACGCGGACGCCAAGAAGTCCCTGGAGCTCACGTTCCGCGAAGCCCTGCGCCTGGGACACAACTACATCGGGACCGAGCACATCCTGCTGGCCCTGCTGGAGCACGAGAACGGCGCGGGCCTGCTCACCGACGCCGGCATCGACAAGGCCGCCGTCGAGGCGCACGTCGCGGCCGCCCTGGAGCAGATCCGCACGGAGCAGCAGGGCTAG
- a CDS encoding haloacid dehalogenase type II: MSESEIDAVVFDVLGTLVDEPAGVRAGIRALDPSLDAAGVERLLSLWQRHIDGEQRRILDGARPYLASDALDREAARLVADAAGVDDPTAVAALAVSGRRLPPWPDTAAGLARLAARFPLIGLSNASRTALLELNAHAGLRWHQALSAEDARSYKPDPAVYRLAVTVSGRPPERLLMVAAHAWDLRAAQGLGLRAAYVSRPVGDPPASSDRFDLYADDLADLADQLDRTDGLSG; the protein is encoded by the coding sequence ATGTCAGAGTCAGAGATCGACGCCGTCGTGTTCGATGTGCTCGGCACGCTCGTCGACGAACCCGCCGGTGTCCGCGCCGGCATCCGTGCTCTCGACCCGTCGCTCGACGCCGCCGGGGTCGAGCGGCTGCTGTCCCTGTGGCAGCGGCACATCGACGGCGAGCAGCGGCGCATCCTCGACGGCGCCCGGCCTTACCTCGCCAGTGACGCCCTTGACCGGGAAGCCGCCCGGCTCGTCGCCGACGCCGCCGGGGTCGACGACCCGACCGCCGTGGCGGCGCTGGCCGTGTCGGGCCGAAGGCTCCCGCCGTGGCCCGACACCGCGGCAGGGCTCGCCCGGCTCGCCGCACGGTTCCCGCTGATCGGGCTCTCCAACGCGAGCCGGACGGCGCTGCTGGAACTCAACGCCCACGCCGGACTGCGCTGGCATCAGGCGCTGTCCGCCGAGGACGCCCGGAGCTACAAGCCGGACCCGGCGGTCTACCGGCTGGCCGTCACCGTCTCCGGGCGACCGCCGGAGCGCCTGCTGATGGTCGCCGCCCACGCCTGGGACCTGCGCGCGGCCCAGGGCCTCGGCCTGCGCGCCGCCTATGTGTCCCGCCCCGTCGGCGACCCGCCCGCTTCCTCGGACCGGTTCGACCTGTACGCCGACGACCTGGCGGACCTGGCCGACCAACTCGACCGGACCGACGGGCTGTCCGGCTGA
- a CDS encoding CGNR zinc finger domain-containing protein, which yields MALADYVWAAGVATELVNTSAEVWRGEDHLPDLAALVAFTDLHGGRSGNDDVPGALSALARRGRTADLHAVHALRGTVRDLIDRPDRDHLVAGAATLTSPAGGATLIPDPAHGNRTRWAVPLRDGATVADALSLICGIGILGAVHTLGEQRFRACGAPTCKGVFIDTTRPGRRRYCMPGLCGNRINVAHHRARRAAPRGSRDDAE from the coding sequence GTGGCATTGGCCGATTACGTCTGGGCGGCGGGGGTCGCGACCGAGCTGGTCAACACCAGCGCCGAGGTCTGGCGCGGCGAGGACCACCTGCCCGACCTGGCCGCCCTCGTCGCGTTCACCGACCTGCACGGCGGCCGGTCCGGAAACGACGACGTGCCCGGCGCGCTGTCCGCACTGGCCCGCCGCGGACGCACAGCCGACCTCCATGCGGTCCACGCACTCCGGGGGACTGTGCGCGACCTGATCGATCGCCCCGACCGCGACCACCTCGTCGCCGGCGCCGCCACGCTCACCTCGCCGGCCGGCGGGGCCACCCTGATTCCCGATCCCGCACACGGGAACCGCACGCGCTGGGCCGTCCCGCTCCGCGACGGAGCAACCGTCGCCGACGCCCTCTCGTTGATCTGCGGCATCGGCATCCTCGGGGCCGTACACACCCTCGGCGAGCAGCGATTCCGCGCGTGCGGCGCACCCACCTGCAAGGGCGTGTTCATCGACACCACCCGGCCCGGTCGCCGCCGCTACTGCATGCCCGGCCTGTGCGGCAACCGCATCAACGTCGCGCATCACCGCGCCCGCCGCGCGGCGCCGCGCGGCTCGCGCGACGACGCCGAGTAG
- a CDS encoding alpha/beta fold hydrolase — protein sequence MTRDRTPADVGRYVNDALRDRYFAACRAVFDLAGAAFTETEVETGFGTTHVYRYAPADPAAASRTPVVLMHGAGGNAAQWYPNVAALSAERPVYAIDTLGDPGRSVQRAPIHRPEDAARWLDETLAGLGLDRVHLIGSSYGGWLTLNQAHRAPGRLASVTLLDPGGLEKVGARFFAWIFLSALATAAPKAMRRRLAAWLEQPVLIVPELRSMVMLGVRAYRIRRPVPVPLTDDELRTVRTPMYLVLGARSLLVHPRRQLERVPRLVAGARAEIISSTGHGPQIDHAEKVNERMLRFMDAVD from the coding sequence ATGACCCGTGACCGCACCCCGGCCGACGTCGGCCGCTATGTGAACGACGCCCTGCGCGACCGCTACTTCGCCGCCTGCCGGGCGGTCTTCGACCTGGCCGGAGCCGCGTTCACGGAGACGGAGGTGGAAACCGGCTTCGGGACCACGCACGTCTACCGGTACGCCCCCGCGGACCCCGCCGCGGCGTCCCGCACGCCGGTGGTCCTGATGCACGGCGCCGGCGGCAACGCGGCCCAGTGGTACCCGAACGTCGCCGCGCTCAGCGCGGAGCGCCCCGTCTACGCGATCGACACCCTCGGCGACCCGGGGCGCAGCGTGCAGCGCGCCCCCATCCACCGGCCCGAAGACGCCGCCCGATGGCTGGACGAGACGCTCGCCGGCCTCGGCCTGGACCGCGTCCACCTCATCGGGTCCTCCTACGGAGGCTGGCTCACCCTCAACCAGGCGCACCGCGCACCCGGCAGGCTGGCCTCGGTCACCTTGCTCGACCCGGGCGGCCTGGAGAAGGTGGGAGCCCGGTTCTTCGCCTGGATCTTCCTCAGCGCCCTGGCGACCGCCGCGCCGAAGGCGATGCGGCGACGCCTGGCGGCCTGGCTGGAACAGCCGGTCCTGATCGTGCCGGAACTGCGCTCGATGGTGATGCTGGGCGTCCGTGCGTACCGCATCCGCCGTCCGGTCCCGGTCCCGCTGACCGACGACGAACTGCGGACCGTCCGCACCCCCATGTATCTGGTGCTCGGCGCCCGGAGCCTGCTGGTGCACCCGCGGCGACAGCTGGAGCGGGTGCCCCGCCTGGTGGCCGGCGCCCGCGCCGAGATCATCTCCAGCACGGGCCACGGGCCGCAGATCGACCACGCCGAGAAGGTCAACGAACGGATGCTGCGGTTCATGGACGCCGTTGACTGA
- a CDS encoding TetR/AcrR family transcriptional regulator: MPKRVDHEERRTQIAEALVRVAGRRGLHAVGMREVAAEAGVSLRLVQYYFETKEKLLLYGLQQLAARLGARVAERLRAAGDSPGPRATIEALLKESLPTDEESRTFHLVYTSYAVLAVTDEALAAQPFIDAPDAAEDAVTRLLQQAQEARLTAPGMDARGEAVGLLAMSAGLGTSVLVGQRTPDSALAVLRLHLDRLFPEDGAGTATH; encoded by the coding sequence ATGCCGAAGCGCGTGGACCACGAGGAACGGCGCACCCAGATCGCCGAGGCGCTCGTCCGGGTCGCCGGGCGACGCGGACTGCACGCCGTCGGAATGCGCGAGGTGGCCGCGGAAGCGGGCGTTTCCCTCAGGCTGGTGCAGTACTACTTCGAGACCAAGGAGAAGCTGCTCCTGTACGGGCTCCAGCAGTTGGCCGCCCGGCTCGGCGCCCGGGTCGCGGAACGACTGCGGGCCGCCGGCGACAGCCCCGGGCCGCGCGCCACCATCGAGGCCCTCCTGAAGGAGTCGCTGCCGACCGATGAGGAGAGCCGGACCTTCCACCTCGTCTACACCTCGTACGCGGTACTCGCCGTGACGGACGAGGCGCTCGCCGCCCAGCCGTTCATCGACGCCCCCGACGCCGCCGAGGACGCCGTGACCCGCCTGCTCCAGCAGGCGCAGGAGGCGCGACTCACCGCACCCGGTATGGACGCGCGCGGGGAGGCGGTCGGCCTGCTGGCGATGTCCGCCGGACTCGGGACCAGCGTCCTGGTCGGGCAGCGCACCCCGGATTCGGCCCTCGCGGTGCTACGCCTCCACCTGGACCGCCTCTTCCCCGAGGACGGGGCGGGCACAGCGACCCACTGA